A genomic region of Zea mays cultivar B73 chromosome 6, Zm-B73-REFERENCE-NAM-5.0, whole genome shotgun sequence contains the following coding sequences:
- the LOC100192550 gene encoding 40S ribosomal protein S14-like: MSRRKTREPKEENVTLGPTVREGEYVFGVAHIFASFNDTFIHITDLSGRETLVRITGGMKVKADRDESSPYAAMLAAQDVAQRCKELGITALHIKLRATGGNKTKTPGPGAQSALRALARSGMKIGRIEDVTPVPTDSTRRKGGRRGRRL, from the exons ATG TCGAGGAGGAAGACCAGGGAGCCCAAGGAGGAGAACGTCACCCTTGGACCCACTGTCCGTGAAGGAGAGTATGTCTTTGGTGTCGCTCACATCTTTGCATCCTTCAATGACACCTTCATT CATATCACTGATTTGTCTGGGAGGGAAACTCTGGTTCGGATCACCG GTGGCATGAAGGTGAAGGCTGACCGTGACGAGTCGTCACCTTACgctgctatgcttgctgctcaaGACGTCGCACAGCGCTGCAAG GAGCTTGGCATTACTGCACTGCACATTAAGCTTCGCGCCACCGGAGGCAACAAGACCAAGACCCCTGGACCTGGTGCCCAGTCTGCCCTCAGGGCGCTTGCTCGTTCCGGGATGAAAATCGGACGCATTG AGGACGTTACCCCGGTCCCCACTGACAGCACTCGCAGAAAGGGCGGTAGGAGGGGAAGGAGGCTGTAG